The genomic window GCCTCCGGCTACTTCTACGTCTACTACGGCTCGCGGATCATCCCCAAGGCCGGCGCCGGCGGCAGCAACGGCGGCCTGGCGCACGTCGCCCGCGCCCCGATCTCCAGCAAGATGGCGCCCGGCAGCTGGCAGAAGTGGTACGACGGCGCGTGGACCCAGCCCGGCGTGGGCGGCCTGGAGAGCAACATGGTCCCCGCCACCGCCGCCGCACCGAGCGGGTACACGCCGGTCGGCCAGGACTACAACCCCGCCAACACCGGGAACGTCGACCAGCAGGTGGCGGCCGGGGTGCTGCCGGCCAAGTCGCCCCTGTTCATCATGAACATCGCCTACGACGCCTACCTCGGCCTCTACATCGGCGAGCCCGAGGTGGTCTCCGGCACCGCTCCCCAGCAGTTCTACGTCACCGACAACCTGGCCACCCAGCAGTGGCACCTGGCCGGCGACTCGGGCAGCTACCAGTCCGGCTCCTGGTACCGCTGGTTCCTCGACAGCGCCAACCTCACCAGCTCCACCCTCATCGGCAAGTCGTTCCGCTCCTACTGCGCGATCTCCTGCGCCAGTTCGGACGGTGAGTACGCCAACGTGACGGTCGACTCCTCCGCCCCCGCCGCCGCGCCCTTCGACCCGGCCAGGACCTACCGGATCGCCAGCGGAGAGGGCCGGGTCCTGACCCAGGCCGCGAACGGCTCCGCCACCACCTCCGCAGCCGCCGCCACCGGCTCGGCCCGGGAGGGCTGGTCCTTCGCGAGCGACGGGGACGGCTCCTACCGGATCACCAACGCCGCCACCGGCGGACTGCTCGGCGTCGACTCCGGCACGACCGCCGACCGTGCCTGGGGCACCAGCCCCACCGTCACCCCCGCCGGCACCGGCGGCCCCACCGTCGGCCAGCAGTGGTTCGTCCTGCCCGACACCTCCGCCACCGGGGCGGCCGACGGCAACTACCGCCTGGTCAACCGCTACAGCGGCCTGGTGCTCGGCCTGACCTCGACCGGCGGCGGCCACGCCGAGACCACCGCACCCCGCTCCTGGAGCGACACCACGGGCAGCCCCGTCGGCGGCGGTCGCACCGCGGCGCAGCAGACCCTTACCATGACCCCGGTCGGCACGGTCACCGGCAGCCTCAACGGCGCCCACACCCTGGCCGCCGCCGGCAAGGCCCTGGACGACCCCGGCCACAGCACCACCGCGGGCACCCGACTGATCACCTGGACCCCCAACGGAGGCGCCAACCAGAGCTGGCAGTTCACCCAGCAGCCCGACGGCTCCTACCAGCTCGTCAACACCCAGTCCGGCCTCTGCGCCGACGACCGGAGCAGCGCCACCACCCCCGGCACCCCGGTGATCCAGTGGCCCTGCACCGGCGCCGCCAACCAGCACTGGACGGCCGCCAGGCTGGCCGACGGCCGCTACACCCTCACCAACACCCACAGCGGCCTGCTGCTCACCACGGCGACGGCCTCGGACGGTTCGCCGGTGACCCAGCAGCCCGCCACCGGCTCGGCGCTCCAGCAGTGGACGATCGGTTAGCAGGCTGACCCACCCGCTCACGGACGCTCAGGCCCGCGCGTGCGGGCCGGGGCGTCCGTCGGTGGCCGGACCGGCCCGCCCCGCCTCGACGGGTCAGGCCGGTGTGCCGGGCGGCGGCCCACCCGTGCCGCGGCGGGAGGCCAGCGCCTTGCGGAGCACCTTGGCGGCCACCGCCGGGTGGAAGAGGGTGGTGGGCGGGGCGACCATGTTGATCACCCTGGCGAAGCGGGTCCAGACCGCCGGGTCGTGGGTGGCGACGGCGAAGAGCCAGGTGTTGTACCAGTGGGCGAAGCGGGCGGGCAGGGGATGACGGCCGGTGTCCCACATGAGGTCGGAGTTGCCGGAGAGGGTCCAGGGGGCGAGCACGATCCGGGCCACGCCGCGTTGGAAGGCGCGGCCGAGCGTGGCGAGGCCGTCGGGGCGGGTGCGGCGGGCGCGGAGCATGCGGTGGAGCAGGTCGGCCTCCAGCGCGGCCACGGTGAGGCCCTGGCCGTAGACCGGGTTGAACACGCAGACCGAGTCGCCCAGGGCCAGCAGCCGCGCCGGCCAGCTGCGGCAGGCGTGGAAGGGGCGCCAGCGGCTGTTGACGTTGGTGTAGCGGTGGACCGGGCCGGCCTCGGCGCGCCGGGTGAGCTGCTCGGCGAGGTGCGGGTTGCGCAGTTGGCGGGCGAAGTCGAGGTAGCCGCCGTCGTCGGTGGGCGGCACGAGGTCGCCGTAGCCGAAGAGCGAGCAGGTCCACCGGTCGTACTCGACGGCCATCAGGACGCCGCCGCGCGCGACCTCGGGCGCGAAGGTCATCTGGTAGGCGACCTGGTGCTCCGGCGGGTTCGCGGTGTCCCGCTCGAAGGTGGAGGAGGTGTAGGTGATCCGGCCCTTGACGACGCGCTCCGGCGGCACCTCGACCCCGGCCTCGCGCAGCCACCGGTCCAGCGGGCTGGAGCGGCCACCCGCGTCGACCACCAGGTCGGCCGTCAACTCCCGGGCCTGCTCGTCCTCCCCGGTGCGGTACCGCACGCCGGTGACGGCTCCGGTCGGGGCGAAGACCAGCCCCTCGCAGCGGGTGCCCGCGTGCTGGGTCACGTTGGGCAGTGCCAGGACCCGGCGGCGCAGGCGGCGTTCCAGCTCGCCGCGGGTGAACGTCTGGATCCGCACGCCGGTGCGGCAGCGCGGCGCGTATCCGGTGGGCAGCAGGAAGCTGATCGCCTCGCCGTAGTCGAAGACCGGCGCTCCCGCCTCGTGCAACTCCGCGCGCAGGCCCGGGAAGTACCGCTCCAGGACTTCGGCGCCCTTGGCGAGCATCGCATGGGCGTGGTGGCCCTGCGGGGTGTGCGGGTGCACCCCGGTGTCGCTGGTCACCTCGTCCCGCTCCAGCAGCACGACCTCGCGGAAGTGGTCGGCCAGGACCCGGGCGGTGACCAGGCCCGCGTACCCGGCACCGATGACGACAGCGGTCTGCCAGGGCGCGGGCCCGGAGGTCGGGCGGGGTCGGAGTCGCAAGAGAAGTCCTCCACGGACACGGTGACGCTCGGTCAGTTGGCCGTCCCTATGATCGCCGCGATCCTCCGCCCGGTCCAGGGAGCGCACGAGGCACGCGCCGGGCAGGCGGCGGAAGGCCCCTGGCCGTACCGGTGCGGCACCACCCCGGGTGACGTGCGCCTCAGGTCAGGCTCACCGCTGCCTGGTCCGCCGCCTCGCGGGGTGCCCGCTCGCGGCGTGGCAGCAGCAGGGGGGTGGCCAGCAGGAGGACGCCGGCGAGGGCGATCGCGGTGCGGGGGCTGGTGGCGGCGGCGAGCAGGCCCCACAGGGCGGTCATCGCCGCGATGCTGGCGCTGCTGCCGATCGACCACGCGGTCAGGGTGCGGGCGACGAGCTCGGAGTCGGTGTTCTCGAGCCGGTAGGTGGACAGCAGCGGGCCGAACAGGCCGCAGCAGGTCACCAGGCCGAGCTGGACGCCGATGACGAGCAGGATCCCGGGGAGACCGGGCTGCACGAACGCCAGGCCGACAGGCCAGCACGCGCGCACCACCCCGCTGGCGAGCAGCATCCGGCGCTGCCCGAACCGCGCCGCGAGCGGGCGCGCGAGGCGTGAACCGATCAGTCCGCCGATGCACGGGGCCGCGAAGGCGAGAGCGTACTGCCAGGGGGCGAAGCCGAGGTGGCCCAGCATGAGGACGGCCATGAGCGGGTCGGCGGCCATGATCAGGCCGTTGACCACGATCGAGTTGACGAAGAGCGGGCGCAGCACGGGGTGGCGCAGGATGTGGCGCCAGCCTTCGAGCAGGTCGCCCGCGCGCAGCCGCGGGGCGGCGCTCCGGGCGGGCTGCGGTTCCGTGCCGCCGATGGCGCGGATGCCCAGCGCCGAGAGCAGATAGCTGACCGCGTCGGCCAGCACGGTGGTCACCGGGCCGAAGAGCGCGATCGCGGCGCCGCCCAGCGGCGGTCCGATCATGGTCGCGCTCCAGGTGGTGGACTCGAAGCGGCCGTTGGCGACGAGCAGGTCCTGCGGTGGGACGAGCGACTTCAGGTAGGCGCCGCTGGCCGCTTTGAAGGCGATGTCGGCCGCGGCGGTGGCGACCGAGACGAGGAGCAGCTGGACGAAGCTGAGCAGGCCGAGCGCGAACGCGGCGGGAATGCTGAGCAGCGCCGCGCACCGGACCAGGTCCATCGCCATCATGACCGGCCGCTTGCGGCGGAACTCCACCCACGGGCCGAGCGGCACCGCGACCAGGGCCCCCACCGCCCGTCCCGTGGCGGCCAGCGCCGCCACCTGGGCCGGCCCGCAGTGCAGCACCAGGACCGCGATCAAGGGGAACGCGCCGAAGCCGAATCCGGTGCCGTACGCGCTGACCACGTACGCCGTCCACAGCCACCCGAACTGCCGCCCGAGCGTCCGCCGCCCCGCCATACCCACCGCACCTCTCCCATGACCTGAACAACCAGCTGTTGACCACCGGTATCCAAGCGGGTGGCAGACGGCGAGATCAAACAACCGACACGCCACCGAGGCACAACCATACGTTGTGCCTTGGAGCAGGCCTTAGCATGGCCGACGTGGATCTCGACGCTGTGCGCACCTTCGTGGCCGCCGCGGACGCGGGGCGCTTCCAGGAGGCCGCCGCCGTATTGTCGGTCACCCAGCAGGCCGTCTCCAAACGCATCGCCACGCTGGAGAAGCTCCTCGGCGTGCGACTGTTCACCCGCACCGCGCGCGGGGCGAAACTCACCATCGACGGCCAGGCGTTCCTGCCCCACGCCCGCGACCTGCTGCGGGCCGAGGAGCGGGCGCTCGCCTCGGTCCGTCCCGGCCACCGCGCGCTGCGGGTCGACGTGATCGGCCGCCGGCTCGCCCCGGCCACC from Kitasatospora sp. NBC_01250 includes these protein-coding regions:
- a CDS encoding MFS transporter, with the protein product MAGRRTLGRQFGWLWTAYVVSAYGTGFGFGAFPLIAVLVLHCGPAQVAALAATGRAVGALVAVPLGPWVEFRRKRPVMMAMDLVRCAALLSIPAAFALGLLSFVQLLLVSVATAAADIAFKAASGAYLKSLVPPQDLLVANGRFESTTWSATMIGPPLGGAAIALFGPVTTVLADAVSYLLSALGIRAIGGTEPQPARSAAPRLRAGDLLEGWRHILRHPVLRPLFVNSIVVNGLIMAADPLMAVLMLGHLGFAPWQYALAFAAPCIGGLIGSRLARPLAARFGQRRMLLASGVVRACWPVGLAFVQPGLPGILLVIGVQLGLVTCCGLFGPLLSTYRLENTDSELVARTLTAWSIGSSASIAAMTALWGLLAAATSPRTAIALAGVLLLATPLLLPRRERAPREAADQAAVSLT
- a CDS encoding FAD-dependent oxidoreductase; this encodes MRLRPRPTSGPAPWQTAVVIGAGYAGLVTARVLADHFREVVLLERDEVTSDTGVHPHTPQGHHAHAMLAKGAEVLERYFPGLRAELHEAGAPVFDYGEAISFLLPTGYAPRCRTGVRIQTFTRGELERRLRRRVLALPNVTQHAGTRCEGLVFAPTGAVTGVRYRTGEDEQARELTADLVVDAGGRSSPLDRWLREAGVEVPPERVVKGRITYTSSTFERDTANPPEHQVAYQMTFAPEVARGGVLMAVEYDRWTCSLFGYGDLVPPTDDGGYLDFARQLRNPHLAEQLTRRAEAGPVHRYTNVNSRWRPFHACRSWPARLLALGDSVCVFNPVYGQGLTVAALEADLLHRMLRARRTRPDGLATLGRAFQRGVARIVLAPWTLSGNSDLMWDTGRHPLPARFAHWYNTWLFAVATHDPAVWTRFARVINMVAPPTTLFHPAVAAKVLRKALASRRGTGGPPPGTPA
- a CDS encoding RICIN domain-containing protein; this encodes MSAPRSPRSARSPRSARSSRSARSSRSARGSGRRRLLGAVTALALSLAGGNLLGAAQASAAPHAATYTITIGSTGSYGYADDTPASPYLDKDGTFYFQESHSLYGATDPRQWSFYTGSDFAGATLDTSLSNAVDPANSKDSNGDTTWRCNTSVTGVNSTAAPAGSGYSQPNYCDLVGVWVDPDTGDWYGLVHNEFTPQPFGDGLHYDAIDYAVSHDQGHTWTISGHAITSPYSTTRGDNSAFPNQTYDYGDGDPRLFVDTASGYFYVYYGSRIIPKAGAGGSNGGLAHVARAPISSKMAPGSWQKWYDGAWTQPGVGGLESNMVPATAAAPSGYTPVGQDYNPANTGNVDQQVAAGVLPAKSPLFIMNIAYDAYLGLYIGEPEVVSGTAPQQFYVTDNLATQQWHLAGDSGSYQSGSWYRWFLDSANLTSSTLIGKSFRSYCAISCASSDGEYANVTVDSSAPAAAPFDPARTYRIASGEGRVLTQAANGSATTSAAAATGSAREGWSFASDGDGSYRITNAATGGLLGVDSGTTADRAWGTSPTVTPAGTGGPTVGQQWFVLPDTSATGAADGNYRLVNRYSGLVLGLTSTGGGHAETTAPRSWSDTTGSPVGGGRTAAQQTLTMTPVGTVTGSLNGAHTLAAAGKALDDPGHSTTAGTRLITWTPNGGANQSWQFTQQPDGSYQLVNTQSGLCADDRSSATTPGTPVIQWPCTGAANQHWTAARLADGRYTLTNTHSGLLLTTATASDGSPVTQQPATGSALQQWTIG